From a single Streptomyces sp. 1331.2 genomic region:
- a CDS encoding nucleoside triphosphate pyrophosphatase — protein MTDQRTLVLASASPARLGLLRQAGLDPRVVVSGVDEDAITAATPAELALVLAEAKAKAVAAALTDGELVIGCDSVLELDGQALGKPADAAEALARWQSMRGRAGVLRTGHCVIDTVTGRQASATASTTVRFGTPDDEEIAAYVASGEPLHVAGAFTLDGRSAPFVDGIDGDPGNVIGLSLPLLRRLLADLGLRITDLWTT, from the coding sequence ATGACCGACCAGCGCACCCTCGTCCTCGCCTCCGCCTCCCCCGCCCGCCTCGGGCTGCTGCGCCAGGCGGGCCTCGACCCGCGCGTGGTGGTCAGCGGCGTCGACGAGGACGCGATCACCGCCGCCACCCCCGCCGAACTCGCGCTGGTGCTGGCCGAGGCCAAGGCGAAGGCCGTCGCCGCCGCCCTGACCGACGGCGAGCTGGTGATCGGCTGCGACTCCGTCCTGGAGCTGGACGGGCAAGCGCTCGGCAAGCCCGCCGACGCCGCCGAGGCGCTGGCCCGCTGGCAGTCGATGCGCGGCCGCGCCGGGGTGCTGCGCACCGGCCACTGCGTGATCGACACGGTGACCGGCCGGCAGGCCTCGGCCACCGCCTCCACCACCGTCCGCTTCGGCACCCCGGACGACGAGGAGATCGCCGCGTACGTGGCCTCCGGCGAACCGCTGCACGTGGCCGGGGCGTTCACCCTGGACGGCCGCTCGGCGCCGTTCGTCGACGGCATCGACGGGGACCCGGGCAACGTCATCGGCCTGTCCCTGCCGCTGCTGCGCCGCCTGCTCGCCGACCTCGGCCTGCGCATCACCGACCTGTGGACCACGTGA
- the mmpB gene encoding morphogenic membrane protein MmpB: MLWSDPRDEPSPEARRMQERMQRAGKVLAAIVLVGSVLLMIARAFT; the protein is encoded by the coding sequence GTGCTCTGGTCAGACCCCCGCGACGAGCCCTCGCCCGAGGCCCGTCGGATGCAGGAGCGGATGCAGCGGGCCGGCAAGGTGCTCGCCGCCATCGTGCTGGTGGGCTCCGTCCTGCTGATGATCGCCCGGGCGTTCACCTGA
- a CDS encoding acyl-CoA carboxylase subunit epsilon: MSPIHVLHGQPTPEELATVLAVVQARAAAAHAAAEAARQAGAGPASPWNDRSRLLRPALHPGVNAWRTSGWAR, encoded by the coding sequence ATGTCCCCGATCCACGTGCTGCACGGGCAGCCGACCCCCGAGGAGCTGGCCACCGTTCTGGCGGTGGTCCAGGCCCGGGCCGCCGCCGCGCACGCCGCCGCCGAGGCGGCGCGTCAGGCCGGCGCCGGCCCGGCCTCCCCCTGGAACGACCGCTCCCGCCTGCTCCGCCCCGCCCTCCACCCTGGCGTCAACGCCTGGCGGACCTCGGGCTGGGCGCGCTGA
- a CDS encoding acyl-CoA carboxylase subunit beta, giving the protein MTEAPYDPHTTAGKLADLRRRLDEAVHSGSAKAVEKQHAKGKLTARERVAELLDEDSFVEFDEFARHRSTNFGQEKNRPYGDGVVTGYGTVDGRQVAVFAQDFTVFGGSLGEVFGEKIVKVMDFALKTGCPVIGINDSGGARIQEGVVSLGLYGEIFRRNVHASGVIPQISLIMGPCAGGAVYSPAITDFVVMADQTSHMFITGPDVIKTVTGEDVGMEELGGARTHNTKSGNAHYLAADEKEAVEYVKSLLSYLPSNNLSDPPSYPEQADLAVTDEDLELDTIVPDSANQPYDMHKVIEHIVDDGEFLETQPLYAGNIITGFGRVEGHSVGIVGNQPMDLAGCLDINASEKAARFIRTCDSFNIPVLTFVDVPGFLPGTEQEWDGIIRRGAKLIYAYAEATVPLITVITRKAFGGAYDVMGSKHLGADLNLAWPTAQIAVMGAQGAVNILHRREIAEAEAAGTVEEKRAELIASYEDTLLNPYLAAERGYVDAVIAPSETRRHIVRGLRALRGKREVLPPKKHGNIPL; this is encoded by the coding sequence ATGACCGAGGCGCCGTACGACCCCCACACCACCGCCGGCAAGCTCGCCGATCTCCGGCGCAGGCTGGACGAGGCGGTGCACTCCGGCTCGGCCAAGGCCGTGGAGAAGCAGCACGCCAAGGGCAAGTTGACCGCCCGCGAGCGGGTCGCGGAGCTGCTGGACGAAGACTCCTTCGTGGAGTTCGACGAGTTCGCCCGGCACCGCTCGACCAACTTCGGCCAGGAGAAGAACCGCCCGTACGGCGACGGCGTGGTGACCGGCTACGGCACCGTGGACGGCCGTCAGGTCGCCGTGTTCGCCCAGGACTTCACCGTCTTCGGCGGCTCCCTGGGCGAGGTCTTCGGCGAGAAGATCGTCAAGGTCATGGACTTCGCGCTGAAGACCGGCTGCCCGGTCATCGGCATCAACGACTCGGGCGGCGCCCGGATCCAGGAGGGCGTGGTCTCGCTCGGCCTGTACGGCGAGATCTTCCGCCGCAACGTGCACGCCTCGGGCGTCATCCCGCAGATCTCGCTGATCATGGGCCCCTGCGCGGGCGGCGCGGTGTACTCCCCCGCGATCACCGACTTCGTGGTGATGGCCGACCAGACCTCGCACATGTTCATCACCGGCCCGGACGTGATCAAGACCGTCACCGGCGAGGACGTCGGCATGGAGGAGCTGGGCGGCGCCCGCACCCACAACACCAAGTCCGGCAACGCCCACTACCTGGCCGCGGACGAGAAGGAGGCGGTGGAGTACGTCAAGAGCCTGCTCTCGTACCTGCCGTCCAACAACCTGAGCGACCCGCCGTCCTACCCCGAGCAGGCCGACCTCGCGGTCACCGACGAGGACCTCGAACTCGACACGATCGTGCCGGACTCGGCGAACCAGCCGTACGACATGCACAAGGTGATCGAGCACATCGTCGACGACGGCGAGTTCCTGGAGACCCAGCCGCTGTACGCCGGCAACATCATCACCGGCTTCGGCCGGGTCGAGGGCCACTCGGTCGGCATCGTCGGCAACCAGCCGATGGACCTGGCCGGCTGCCTGGACATCAACGCCAGCGAGAAGGCGGCGCGCTTCATCCGCACCTGCGACTCCTTCAACATCCCGGTGCTGACCTTCGTGGACGTGCCCGGCTTCCTGCCCGGCACCGAGCAGGAGTGGGACGGCATCATCCGCCGCGGCGCCAAGCTGATCTACGCCTACGCCGAGGCCACCGTGCCGCTGATCACCGTGATCACCCGCAAGGCCTTCGGCGGCGCGTACGACGTCATGGGCTCCAAGCACCTGGGCGCCGACCTCAACCTGGCCTGGCCGACGGCGCAGATCGCCGTCATGGGCGCGCAGGGCGCGGTCAACATCCTGCACCGCCGGGAGATCGCCGAGGCCGAGGCGGCCGGCACCGTCGAGGAGAAGCGGGCCGAGCTGATCGCCTCGTACGAGGACACCCTGCTGAACCCGTACCTGGCGGCCGAGCGCGGCTACGTCGACGCGGTCATCGCGCCCAGCGAGACCCGCCGGCACATCGTCCGGGGCCTGCGGGCGCTGCGCGGCAAGCGCGAGGTGCTGCCGCCGAAGAAGCACGGCAACATCCCCCTGTAG
- a CDS encoding biotin--[acetyl-CoA-carboxylase] ligase: MDAPDTPRRSGLRGFGRTGPSPWTDLDRPPLDEEALRHDLVVPGGLWTSLDVVTETGSTNSDLAARARAGAAQGAVLVAEAQSAARGRLDRQWTAPARSGLFLSLLLRPEEVPVERYGWLPILVGVAAASTLDRVAEVEVGLKWPNDLQVEIDGAERKIGGILTELAGGAVVVGLGLNVSLREQELPVPTAASLALAGAATTDRGTLLRALLRELAVLYREWTAAAGDPHASDLLRAYVDRCTTLGRPVKVHLPGDTELVGEAVAVDGDGRLVVRTPDGARRAVGAGDVVHVRPEAR; encoded by the coding sequence ATGGACGCACCCGACACCCCCCGCCGCAGTGGCCTGCGCGGCTTCGGCCGTACCGGACCGTCGCCCTGGACCGACCTGGACCGGCCGCCGCTGGACGAGGAGGCGCTGCGCCACGACCTGGTCGTTCCGGGCGGGCTCTGGACCTCCCTGGACGTGGTCACCGAGACCGGCTCCACCAACAGCGACCTCGCCGCCCGCGCCAGGGCCGGCGCCGCCCAGGGAGCGGTGCTGGTGGCCGAGGCGCAGAGCGCCGCCCGCGGGCGGCTGGACCGGCAGTGGACGGCCCCGGCCCGCTCCGGGCTGTTCCTGTCCCTCCTGCTGCGCCCCGAGGAGGTGCCGGTCGAGCGCTACGGCTGGCTGCCGATCCTGGTCGGGGTGGCCGCGGCCAGCACGCTGGACCGGGTCGCCGAGGTCGAGGTCGGGCTGAAGTGGCCCAACGACCTGCAGGTGGAGATCGACGGCGCGGAGCGCAAGATCGGCGGGATCCTCACCGAGCTGGCCGGCGGCGCGGTGGTCGTCGGCCTCGGCCTCAACGTCTCGCTGCGGGAGCAGGAACTGCCCGTCCCCACCGCCGCCTCGCTGGCGCTGGCCGGCGCCGCCACCACCGACCGGGGCACCCTGCTGCGGGCCCTGCTGCGCGAACTCGCCGTGCTGTACCGGGAGTGGACGGCCGCGGCCGGCGACCCGCACGCCAGCGACCTGCTGCGCGCCTACGTGGACCGCTGCACCACGCTCGGCCGCCCGGTCAAGGTGCACCTGCCCGGCGACACCGAACTGGTCGGCGAGGCGGTGGCGGTGGACGGCGACGGGCGCCTGGTGGTCCGTACGCCCGACGGCGCACGCCGGGCGGTCGGCGCGGGCGACGTCGTCCACGTACGCCCCGAAGCCCGCTGA